The following coding sequences are from one Gadus morhua chromosome 10, gadMor3.0, whole genome shotgun sequence window:
- the LOC115552194 gene encoding protocadherin beta-15-like, translating to MEYKGLGLCVFSFVLSALNHVHGDLDYTVLEEMKGGSVIGNIAKDLGLTLDVLSARKARIETEENERRYCDVNLRSGELIVSERIDREEQCGEKPSCVLKFELLLESPLELHRVSLQIQDINDNAPSFPTDRIKLEIRESADKGARYRVDAAHDEDTGQNGVQTYTLKRNDHFLFNIQTSSDGTKFGELVLEKELDREEQKEIKLLLSALDGGSPQRSGTLAIDVTVLDDNDNAPVFSQAVYEASLPENTAIRTPVITVSASDADEGVNGEVTYGLGRVSEKSRKLFSLDRQTGEIFVADDIDFEEGSKYEIIVQAKDGFGISSDAKLIVRITDVNDNSPVIALKSLSNPVPENASPGTEVGIINVQDRDSEKNRKVRCSLQQHVPFKLIPSIKNYYSLVTTEKLDRELVSEYNITITAIDEGSPPLSSVKVVHISVADVNDNPPVFEEQSYSSYVPENNKPGHSLCSIKAHDPDWKQNGTVIYSLLPGEVNGAPVSSYLSVNGDTGMIHSVRSFDYEQFRSFKVYVMARDNGSPPLSSNVTVSVFITDANDNTPQILYPAPEGNSFMTELVPKAAQGGSLVSKVIAVDGDSGQNAWLSYQIIKSTDPGLFKIDLHSGEIRTQRDISDSDNMKQNIVVSVKDNGQPSLSATCSMFLLISDNLAEVPELKDMAYEDSSSKLTSYLIIALVSVSTFFLTFIIIILGLRFCRRRKPRLLFDGAVAIPSSYLPPNYADVDGTGTLRSAYNYDAYLTTGSRTSDFKFVTPYNDNTLPADQTLRKNPTDFEEVFGDLDVSPEVRQFHCTNF from the coding sequence ATGGAATACAAAGGATTGGGTCTTTGCGTGTTTTCATTCGTATTATCTGCGCTGAATCACGTTCATGGCGACCTGGACTATACTGTTCTAGAGGAGATGAAGGGTGGATCTGTAATCGGGAATATCGCCAAGGACCTGGGACTTACATTGGACGTACTGTCTGCTCGGAAGGCTCGTATTGAAACAGAAGAAAACGAACGGAGGTATTGTGACGTCAATCTTCGGAGCGGAGAGCTCATTGTTTCAGAGAGAATCGACCGAGAGGAACAATGCGGAGAAAAGCCTTCGTGTGTTCTTAAATTCGAGCTGCTTTTAGAATCACCATTAGAATTGCACCGTGTATCACTACAGATACAAGACATAAACGACAACGCACCGAGTTTCCCAACTGACAGAATAAAGCTGGAAATCAGAGAATCTGCCGACAAAGGAGCGCGGTATCGCGTCGATGCGGCTCATGATGAAGATACGGGCCAAAACGGTGTTCAGACTTACACTCTTAAACGGAATGACCACTTTCTGTTCAATATACAAACGTCAAGTGATGGGACTAAATTTGGAGAATTAGTTTTAGAAAAGGAGTTAGATAGAGAAGAGCAGAAGGAAATCAAATTATTACTTTCGGCTCTGGATGGTGGTTCTCCTCAGAGATCAGGCACATTAGCGATAGACGTCACTGTGTTGGACGATAATGATAACGCCCCAGTGTTTAGTCAGGCCGTGTATGAGGCCAGTCTGCCTGAAAACACTGCGATTAGAACCCCTGTAATCACCGTTAGCGCTTCTGACGCAGACGAGGGTGTTAATGGAGAAGTTACATACGGACTAGGACGGGTGTCTGAAAAGTCACGAAAACTGTTCTCCCTTGATCGACAGACCGGAGAAATATTTGTTGCAGATGATATAGACTTTGAGGAGGGATCAAAATATGAGATTATTGTTCAGGCAAAAGATGGGTTTGGTATTTCTTCAGACGCTAAATTAATTGTAAGAATTACCGATGTTAATGACAATTCCCCTGTCATAGCCTTGAAATCGTTATCCAATCCAGTACCAGAAAATGCATCTCCTGGTACGGAGGTGGGAATTATCAACGTGCAGGATAGAGATTCAGAGAAAAACCGAAAGGTTAGGTGTTCTCTTCAGCAACATGTTCCTTTTAAACTTATTCCTTCGATTAAAAACTATTATTCTTTGGTAACAACAGAGAAACTAGACAGGGAACTGGTGTCTGAATACAACATTACAATTACTGCTATCGACGagggctctcctcctctgtcgtcAGTTAAAGTTGTTCACATCTCAGTAgctgacgtcaacgacaacccaCCTGTGTTTGAGGAGCAGTCGTATAGCAGCTATGTCCCTGAGAACAACAAACCGGGCCACAGCCTGTGTTCTATTAAGGCCCATGACCCAGACTGGAAACAAAACGGTACAGTGATCTATTCTCTTTTACCTGGTGAAGTCAACGGTGCTCCAGTCTCCTCTTATTTATCTGTTAACGGAGACACCGGAATGATCCACAGTGTCAGGTCCTTTGATTATGAACAGTTTAGGAGCTTTAAAGTCTACGTAATGGCACGAGACAACGGTTCTCCTCCGCTCAGCAGCAACGTGACTGTGAGTGTCTTCATAACGGATGCGAATGACAACACTCCTCAGATACTTTACCCCGCCCCAGAGGGAAACTCCTTTATGACTGAACTGGTACCCAAAGCTGCACAAGGAGGTTCTCTGGTTTCCAAGGTGATAGCAGTTGATGGGGACTCTGGACAGAACGCCTGGCTGTCCTATCAGATCATTAAGTCCACTGATCCGGGACTCTTCAAAATCGATCTTCACAGTGGGGAGATCAGGACCCAGCGAGACATTTCTGATTCTGACAACATGAAACAGAACATTGTAGTCTCTGTAAAGGATAacggacagccctccctctctgctacatgttcCATGTTTTTACTGATTTCTGATAACTTGGCTGAAGTACCAGAACTGAAGGACATGGCTTATGAAGATAGCAGTTCTAAATTAACATCTTATCTGATCATCGCGCTGGTATCCGTCTCCACCTTTTTCCTGACCTTCATTATTATCATTCTTGGATTGAGGTTTTGTCGGAGGAGGAAGCCCAGACTGTTATTTGATGGAGCGGTTGCTATTCCCAGCTCTTATCTCCCTCCAAACTACGCAGATGTGGACGGCACTGGAACTTTACGCAGCGCATATAATTATGATGCGTATTTAACCACTGGATCTAGAACAAGTGACTTTAAATTTGTCACACCTTACAATGACAACACATTGCCTGCAGACCAGACCCTGAGAAAAAATCCAACAGACTTTGAAGAAGTGTTTGGAGACCTGGATGTTTCCCCTGAg
- the LOC115552161 gene encoding protocadherin beta-15-like: MRAVQTWRLVEKRRAIKPMVFPFLRSNHCISCVLRRPNIVSIVYESVCTRMENHGFFLSVFWLSALQYVYGDLSYSVQEELKLGSVIGNIAKDLGLTLDILSARKTRIEREENERRYCDVSLRSGELIVSERIDREEQCGEKPSCVLKFELILESPLELHLVSLQIQDVNDNAPRFPSEIIKLEISESADKGARYRVDAAHDDDVGQNAIQTYRLQPNGHFVLNVQTTNAGSQYSVLILDKELDREAQQNIKLLLTALDGGSPQRSGTVAINVIVLDANDNAPVFSQAVYEASLPENAPLKTHVITVSATDADEGVNGDVTYGLGRITEKSNSLFSLDGQTGEIIVSGVIDFEDGPKYEIFVKAQDGYGLSSDTKVIISITDVNDNAPVISLKSSTNPVPENVSPGTEVGLINVQDRDSEKNRKVRCSLQKHVPFKLIPSIKNYYSLVTTEKLDRELVSEYNVTINAIDEGSPPLSSVKVVHISIADVNDNPPVFEEQSYSSYVPENNKPGHSLCSVKAHDPDWRQNGTVIYSLLPGEVNGAPVSSYLSVNGDTGVIQSVRLFDYEQFRSFKVYVMARDNGSPPLSSNVTVSVFITDVNDNTPQILYPAPEGNFFMTELVPKDAQGGSLVSKVIAVDGDSGQNAWLSYQIIKSTDPGLFKIDLHSGEIKTQRDISDSDNMKQNIVVAVKDNGQPSLSATCSMFLLISDNLAEVPELKDMAYEESSSKLTSYLIIALVSVSTFFLTFIIIILGLRFCQRRKPRLLFDGAVAIPSSYLPPNYADVDGTGTLRSTYNYDAYLTTGSRTSDFKFVTSYNDNTLPADQTLRKNPTDLEEVFGDIDSSPEVRQFHCTNF, from the coding sequence ATGAGGGCAGTACAAACCTGGAGATTGGTAGAAAAGCGGAGGGCTATTAAGCCGATGGTTTTTCCATTTCTACGATCGAATCATTGCATTTCGTGCGTATTAAGGAGACCCAATATCGTCTCTATAGTGTACGAATCCGTTTGTACAAGGATGGAAAACCATGgcttctttctttctgtgttttGGTTATCTGCGCTGCAATACGTTTATGGCGACCTGAGCTATTCGGTTCAAGAGGAGTTGAAGCTTGGATCTGTTATTGGGAATATCGCCAAGGACCTGGGACTTACATTGGACATATTATCTGCTAGGAAAACTCGTATTGAAAGAGAGGAAAACGAACGGAGGTATTGTGACGTCAGTCTAAGAAGCGGAGAGCTCATTGTTTCAGAGAGAATCGACAGAGAGGAACAATGCGGAGAAAAGCCTTCGTGTGTTCTTAAATTCGAGCTTATTTTGGAATCGCCATTAGAATTACACCTTGTATCACTACAGATACAAGACGTAAATGACAATGCACCAAGATTCCCGTCGGAAATAATAAAGCTGGAAATAAGTGAATCTGCTGACAAAGGCGCTCGGTATCGCGTTGATGCGGCTCACGATGACGATGTAGGCCAGAATGCAATTCAGACTTACAGACTTCAACCTAACGGTCACTTTGTTTTGAATGTACAAACTACAAATGCTGGCAGTCAGTACAGCGTATTGATTCTTGATAAGGAGTTAGATCGAGAGGCGCAGCAGAATATTAAATTATTGCTCACGGCTCTAGATGGTGGTTCTCCTCAGAGATCAGGAACAGTTGCAATAAACGTCATCGTGTTGGATGCAAATGATAACGCCCCAGTATTTAGTCAGGCCGTGTATGAGGCAAGTCTGCCTGAAAACGCTCCATTGAAAACTCACGTAATTACTGTCAGCGCTACTGATGCGGACGAAGGTGTTAATGGTGACGTTACATATGGACTAGGCCGAATAACAGAAAAATCGAATTCCTTGTTTTCTCTTGATGGACAGACTGGGGAGATTATTGTGTCCGGTGTCATAGACTTTGAAGATGGAccaaaatatgaaatatttgtGAAGGCACAAGATGGATATGGTCTTTCTTCTGATACTAAAGTAATTATAAGTATAACTGATGTTAATGACAACGCCCCAGTCATATCACTGAAGTCATCGACCAATCCCGTACCTGAGAACGTGTCACCTGGTACGGAGGTGGGCCTTATTAACGTGCAGGATAGAGATTCAGAGAAAAACCGAAAGGTTAGGTGTTCTCTTCAGAAACATGTTCCTTTTAAACTTATTCCTTCAATTAAAAACTATTATTCTTTGGTAACAACAGAGAAACTAGACAGGGAACTGGTGTCTGAATACAACGTTACAATTAATGCTATCGACGagggctctcctcctctgtcgtcAGTTAAAGTTGTTCACATCTCAATAgctgacgtcaacgacaacccaCCTGTGTTTGAGGAACAGTCGTATAGCAGCTATGTCCCTGAGAACAACAAACCGGGCCACAGCCTGTGTTCTGTTAAGGCCCATGACCCAGACTGGAGACAAAACGGTACAGTGATCTATTCTCTTTTACCTGGTGAAGTCAACGGTGCTCCAGTCTCCTCTTATTTATCTGTTAATGGAGACACAGGAGTGATCCAAAGTGTCAGGTTGTTTGATTATGAACAGTTTAGGAGCTTTAAAGTCTATGTAATGGCACGAGACAACGGTTCTCCTCCACTCAGCAGCAACGTGACTGTGAGTGTCTTCATAACGGATGTAAATGACAACACTCCTCAGATACTTTACCCCGCCCCAGAGGGAAACTTCTTTATGACTGAACTGGTACCTAAAGATGCACAAGGAGGTTCTCTGGTTTCCAAGGTGATAGCTGTTGATGGGGACTCTGGACAGAACGCCTGGCTGTCCTATCAGATAATTAAGTCCACTGATCCGGGACTTTTCAAAATTGATCTGCACAGTGGGGAGATCAAGACCCAGCGAGACATTTCTGATTCTGACAACATGAAACAGAACATTGTAGTCGCTGTAAAGGATAacggacagccctccctctctgctacatgttcCATGTTTTTACTGATTTCTGATAACTTGGCTGAAGTACCAGAGCTGAAGGACATGGCTTATGAAGAAAGCAGTTCTAAATTAACATCTTATCTGATCATCGCGCTGGTATCCGTCTCCACCTTTTTCCTGACtttcattattatcattctgGGATTGAGGTTTTGTCAGAGGAGAAAGCCCAGACTGTTATTTGATGGAGCGGTTGCTATTCCCAGCTCATATCTCCCTCCAAACTACGCAGATGTGGATGGCACTGGAACTTTACGCAGTACATATAATTATGATGCGTATTTAACCACTGGATCTAGAACGAGTGACTTTAAATTTGTCACGTCTTACAATGACAACACACTGCCTGCAGACCAGACCCTGAGAAAAAATCCAACAGACCTTGAAGAAGTATTTGGAGACATCGATTCGTCCCCAGAG